The following coding sequences are from one Nicotiana tabacum cultivar K326 chromosome 1, ASM71507v2, whole genome shotgun sequence window:
- the LOC107813659 gene encoding uncharacterized protein LOC107813659 isoform X2 produces the protein MILNYASSAFVQWNKTPKKMVYFSASAANLNTEKLREQLDHLHKEAQTTRNKANSARSRLLRLSEAAEKFRRQAAVSIQTGKENDARELLFQKKKIMQAMEKSKSRIELLDELAAKLNEAISMREKQLIGNVAFDLDIAIDDAPSPVRIVSPKDENPDNSDENEDFDQETIKLDDSQELQAPNDNNAERITDYELKNLEVSTSGNMSKEADKIDSLKGVSSYEEFLEHIDQQLRDIEVELITFLRFSSLILESKEKLENSKVQQALDVLEGVHQLRGR, from the exons ATGATACTGAATTATGCTTCTTCTGCGTTTGTCCAATGGAACAAAACTCCAAAGAAAATGGTATATTTCTCTGCTTCTGCTGCTAATTTAAATACGGAGAAGCTTAGAGAGCAATTAGACCATCTTCACAAGGAAGCACAAACCACAAGAAATAAAG CGAATAGTGCAAGATCGAGGCTACTTCGGTTGTCTGAAGCAGCGGAAAAATTTCGGCGACAAGCAGCCGTTAGTATTCAAACTGGAAAGGAGAATGACGCCAGGGAGCTACTTTTTCAAAAGAAGAAGATTATGCAAGCCATGGAGAAGTCAAAGAGCCGCATTGAATTGCTTGATGAACTTGCGGCAAAGCTTAATGAG GCAATATCTATGAGGGAGAAGCAGTTAATCGGAAATGTTGCTTTTGACCTTGATATTGCTATAGATGATGCCCCAAGTCCTGTTCGAATAGTATCTCCAAAGGATGAAAATCCAGATAATTCAGATGAAAATGAAGACTTTGACCAGGAAACTATAAAATTAGATGATAGCCAAGAATTGCAAGCTCCCAATGATAATAATGCAGAACGTATAACTGATTATGAATTGAAAAATCTCGAGGTATCAACAAGTGGGAACATGTCCAAGGAAGCCGACAAGATCGATAGTTTAAAGGGGGTATCCTCATATGAGGAGTTTTTGGAACATATAGACCAACAACTAAGAGACATTGAAGTAGAGCTTATCACCTTTTTGAGATTTTCATCCTTAATACTTGAAAGCAAAGAGAAACTAGAAAACTCAAAGGTACAGCAAGCACTGGACGTTCTGGAGGGTGTTCATCAGCTTAGAGGGAGGTGA
- the LOC107813659 gene encoding uncharacterized protein LOC107813659 isoform X1 produces the protein MILNYASSAFVQWNKTPKKMVYFSASAANLNTEKLREQLDHLHKEAQTTRNKANSARSRLLRLSEAAEKFRRQAAVSIQTGKENDARELLFQKKKIMQAMEKSKSRIELLDELAAKLNEAISMREKQLIGNVAFDLDIAIDDAPSPVRIVSPKDENPDNSDENEDFDQETIKLDDSQELQAPNDNNAERITDYELKNLEVSTSGNMSKEADKIDSLKGVSSYEEFLEHIDQQLRDIEVELITFLRFSSLILESKEKLENSKVQQALDVLEGVHQLRGRIASIVQKKAGVS, from the exons ATGATACTGAATTATGCTTCTTCTGCGTTTGTCCAATGGAACAAAACTCCAAAGAAAATGGTATATTTCTCTGCTTCTGCTGCTAATTTAAATACGGAGAAGCTTAGAGAGCAATTAGACCATCTTCACAAGGAAGCACAAACCACAAGAAATAAAG CGAATAGTGCAAGATCGAGGCTACTTCGGTTGTCTGAAGCAGCGGAAAAATTTCGGCGACAAGCAGCCGTTAGTATTCAAACTGGAAAGGAGAATGACGCCAGGGAGCTACTTTTTCAAAAGAAGAAGATTATGCAAGCCATGGAGAAGTCAAAGAGCCGCATTGAATTGCTTGATGAACTTGCGGCAAAGCTTAATGAG GCAATATCTATGAGGGAGAAGCAGTTAATCGGAAATGTTGCTTTTGACCTTGATATTGCTATAGATGATGCCCCAAGTCCTGTTCGAATAGTATCTCCAAAGGATGAAAATCCAGATAATTCAGATGAAAATGAAGACTTTGACCAGGAAACTATAAAATTAGATGATAGCCAAGAATTGCAAGCTCCCAATGATAATAATGCAGAACGTATAACTGATTATGAATTGAAAAATCTCGAGGTATCAACAAGTGGGAACATGTCCAAGGAAGCCGACAAGATCGATAGTTTAAAGGGGGTATCCTCATATGAGGAGTTTTTGGAACATATAGACCAACAACTAAGAGACATTGAAGTAGAGCTTATCACCTTTTTGAGATTTTCATCCTTAATACTTGAAAGCAAAGAGAAACTAGAAAACTCAAAGGTACAGCAAGCACTGGACGTTCTGGAGGGTGTTCATCAGCTTAGAGGGAG AATTGCAAGCATAGTGCAGAAAAAAGCAGGTGTAAGTTGA
- the LOC107813653 gene encoding uncharacterized protein LOC107813653, with the protein MMKKLETVCRTFLQTRGTNASKKALLSWDKVCSPKKIAGGYNVIDKTGICKLLWNLYKKKDKLWVQWIHLYYGKKQKVWETNPSNALWIVQKISRGRYEGTGRMELLLYQEVVQRHARTISKSIVEDINVQQFRGSKVDLCAKSSSAKQTPYKKVTGSIWSKLLHWQGITRSSMEWQREVQWDKDKSTGNNAKARVYRLTLVCAVHHIWNERNKRLFQEEQKTMEVIVRQIIQEVANKGSRIRKLEKTMEEMNFYP; encoded by the exons atgatgaagaagctagAAACAGTCTGTAGAACCTTTCTACAGACTAGAGGAACAAATGCTTCAAAAAAAGCTTTGCTATCATGGGACAAAGTATGCTCTCCGAAAAAGATTGCTGGTGGATATAATGTAATAGATAAAACTGGAATTTGCAAACTACTATGGAATCTGTATAAGAAGAAAGACAAATTGTGGGTTCAGTGGATTCATTTGTATTATGGGAAGAAGCAAAAAGTGTGGGAAACCAATCCAAGCAATGCATTGTGGATAGTTCAGAAAATCAGCAGGGGTCGATATGAAGGAACTGGCAGAATGGAACTACTTCTCTATCAAGAAGTGGTACAAAGGCATGCGAGGACAATATCAAAAAGTATCGTGGAAGATATTAACGTGCAACAATTTAGGGGCTCCAAAGTGGATCTTTGTGCTAAATCTAGCTCTGCAAAACAGACTCCTTACAAGAA AGTTACTGGAAGTATATGGAGCAAGTTGCTACATTGGCAAGGCATAACAAGATCTTCGATGGAGTGGCAAAGGGAGGTACAATGGGATAAAGACAAATCAACAGGAAACAATGCAAAAGCTCGAGTATATAGACTGACTTTGGTATGTGCAGTACATCATATATGGAATGAAAGAAACAAGAGATTATTCCAAGAAGAGCAGAAGACAATGGAAGTGATAGTTAGACAAATTATACAAGAAGTTGCAAATAAGGGATCAAGAATCAGAAAGTTAGAGAAGACAATGGAAGAAATGAATTTCTATCCTTAG